CAGAGGCTGCTTCCCAGGGCTGCTCTAGCCAAACGCCTTGTGAGGCCAGAGGATCTATACCGAGCATGGTATGGGAGATGGGGAAGGTGATGGTCGGCCGCCCAGTCATCCTCCAGCGGCTGCAGAGGTACGAGAGGTCTGTCCTCAGCATCTCCACAATCATCTTGTTGTCGAGAGCCAGGTAGAACTGCTGCTGGTCTATGAACTGCAGGGACAGCGGAAGATGTGAGTGGCCCTTCCTGCAGCTGCCAGGTCCCTTGGTGCCACCCACATCTTCCCACAGGTGCTCAGCCAGGCCAGCCTCACAGTGCACCCAGGGGAGATGCTCCTTTGCACCGACAGCTCATCCCACCTTACCTGGTAGGTGCCAGTACAGTCTAGCAAGGGACCCTCAAGCACCAGGGCAGCTACTGGCCACTAACTATGAGGAGGTAACaccacagctcagcagcagcatcacccAGGCCTCATACAGATGGTCTGTGCTGTGCCTACCCCAAGTGAATATGCACTTTCCACAGTGCCAGGCTTGCAACGCTGCTTGTCCCTGCACTATGCTGGACATGGAACAGAGGGATCCCTGTCCTGCCATCAGCCTCCTCCTGGTGTCCTTGTCAGGGTGAGCAAAGAGATTTTCACCCAACACTGATCATCAGAAGGCTGAAACCATCTCCTCCTAGCACGCACACAGCCAGGACCACCAACTCTGCTGCTTCCCTCCACGGAGCTGGGGCTGCTCCACTCTCCCAGGCTGTTCAGAGGGTGTTAGGCCACCCCTGAGAACAACTCGAGTGCTCAGCCAGTGGAGAAACCTCCTGCCCAGTTCCAGATCGCATGACAGCTGGGAACGAGCCCATGCAATGCCACCTACCTGCGGGGTAAAGGTAAAGATGTTCTTCCTGATGTTGTAGAGCTTGGAGGTCCCAAGGACACCCATGTGCCGATAGGGCCGTCCTGTCAGGCACATCTGCTTGTTGCGGCCTAgcgggggggcaggaggaggacttTTTAGTGCAAGTCTTCTCACAAAAGCggatgcagcagcagagacaggcGTCTGTGCTACCAGCCAGCAGGAAAAGGCTGGTTTGTGGTTGGGGTGCCCCAGGACCCTGTGTTGAGCTGGCACAGCTCTAAGGGATGGTGATGctctgtcccccagccctgcccatgTGGCTAGAGACACCCAGGCCATCCCCAGGGACTCTTGCTGAAACAGGGACATACAGCCTGTCCTGACCTCTGCAACAAAGACCTCCATGTCTTTGGGGATGTCAGAAGCTGGGGCAGGGCCAGGGGTACCCACCTGCACAGGGCTGGCCCCCAAAGCTGACAGCTCTATCAGCATTCTCATTGCTCCTGGATTACTCCCAGAGCCCAGGATGgtacagcagcagcatcaccccTTGGTCATGTcagccctggcagctgccaggctgctccCCTGTCCCCTTTGCCCATGTCACACTTGGCCTTTTGGTGGCTTAAATTAGCCAGTGCACGCAGCCTACAGGGGATCAGGTTTCCCCTTTGGCCCAGGCTGGGTCTCCAGCTCCCGCACAAGCCCCATGCCCGAGGGGCTGCAGCATGCAGAGCTCTGAGCACACCCTCCCTTCACTCAGCCCTGACAACCCTCCAACAACAGTCATCCCACCTGAGCTACAGGCTCCCTCAGCCAAGGACTGCCAGGGGACCCTTCTCTGGGATCCAGCTTGCCACCCCAATTGACATCTGGGTAGAGGAACGAAAGCTGGCTCCTGCCCACACCAAGTCCATCCTGTATAGATCAGAGCCTCTGCCTGTCCCTGGAGTGACTGTGCAACTGCAATGCCAAAACTTTATCCCTTTCAGAATCACCCTGAATAGCACTGCCTGCCACCCCAGTTCCCCTTGGGCAGGAGTAGCTTTACCAGGCCCCGGAATGGGTGGCAGAGCCCTCATCAGccaggcagagagcagcagggcaggacaTCAGCACCTATGAGCAGGAGTGCCAGGGGATGGGATAGACCCTTCTGCACCCCCTTTGCTGCAGCAGCCGGGAGCCCAGCTCACCCAGCCGGGCGTAGATGTGGCTGAGGATGCGAGCAGGCTGCACTCTGATGGGATAGACATCTGCCACAGTCTCCACGTCGATGTCCTCCTTCCTCAGGGCTGCCTTGATCCCCTCCGTCTCTGCCAGGATGcacactgcagaggaaggacaggctCAGTGCGGCAGGGGCACGGGGGCGTGACAGGACTGCGCCTGGCCTTTGGGGACACATACAAGGTGCCACGACACGTAGAGGCAGCTGTCTGGGGTCCCTCTGTGAACAAGTTCCCACTGCAGAGGTCTGCCTTGCTCCTCCTAACACTCTCTACACCCAAGCCTTCCCTGCTGAGTGGCAGGAGGACAAGATAGTTTTCAACCTCTGCAGAGGAGTCTGTAGCAGGTGATATTTCCCTGGGGCAATGCAGGTGGAGTAGAAGGACTTGCAGCCCATCTTATACCCACTTTGCCCAGGCTGAGATATGGCTGCACCAGCAGCCACCCAGCAAGCAGTGCCACCCGCGTGAATTCTGCATGGGCAAAGTCCCCACGCCTGCCAGGCACAGGGGTGGGACCAGTCTCTTTCCCTCACCTTGGACCACCACATCGGGCTTGGGGACAGTCGCAAACCGGCGGTTGAGGGGATCTATTTCACCGGGAGCTAGAAACCCCTGAGGAGAAAGAGGTATGAGGAAATGAACATTTAACGGGCAGGGCAGAATGGGTGATGCCTATTGACAACCCACCTTTAAGAAGTCCTGGGGGATAGAGGTGACAACTTCCCCATGGTAGCTGGCTCAGGGTGGCAGCATTTGCCCTTTCAGAGCTCAGAGCCTGGTCCCACAGCCCTCCCCAGCACGGTGGGTGACCATACCTCGGCCATCAGGCAGCCCAGGATGTAGAGGGACTGCCCCCACATGAGCGGCAGCTTGCCCATGGGTATCCTGTCCACAGTGTGGGGGTTCCTGTACTCCTCATCCACCTGGAAGACAAGCCAGGAGGTCAGGTAGGGATCCCCAGACATGGGATGCTGAAGGAAGCATCATCATTGCATTTTGAAGTCCAGCAGtttaaggcttaaaaaaaaaacctacgaAAGCATTTGCCACAGAGGGTCCAAAACATCCTGGCTACATTCCTCCCCTCTTCTCATGATTGCCCCAGGCATCAGACAACAGATCAGCTGCTCAGACCGTGTTTGGGTTCCCAACACAGGCCATCCCACAGGAATGACTGACATGCCCCAGGAGCACCAGGGCAACACTCTCGGATGCTGGTGAAGAGAGCATCTCTCCTGTACCACCTGGGCACCAGGAGGCTGTTGCTCTCAGCTCAGGCCCACACAAACACCCTCGCCACTGAATGGGAGCTCAGCACAACCTCCTCCGCCCAGGTCTGTGTGTCCTGAGCTCTCAGAGGACTCAGACTCCAGGCTAGCAGCCTGTCAGCAAAGCACCCTTGTGTATGGGGCAAGAAAcgcttggggggaaaaaaagcagtttatttaTCCAACATGGTTTTATAACAGCTCCAAGCCACACTTTTTTTTACATGGGGTTTCCATGCACTACATGTGCTGCTTTACTAACAGTTTGGGTTAATAAGCAGTTAAAACCTAATTGTCTGGTAATGAGACATTCCTGCTCCCACTGTAGCTCAGGACTGCTCACCTTATCCGGTGGGACGCTGTACAGCTCTGGCACCAGGCGCAACCCATTCTTCCCCTTGATGAGAACCCCCTCAAGGGCTTCCCGGTACTCCTGCACCTGAGAAGAGAGGACAGGGGATCTGCCCCTGGCCATGGCTCCCTGCATCCTTCCCCCACACGTGTTCCTTGCTAAGGACTTCCTTCTAGCCCAGCAGGTCCTGCCTCCCTTACCTGCTCCATGTTTCCGCTGAAAATCCCATCAATGATCAAGTATGCCCAGAAGAGAGGCCACTCACACTCGATGTTCTCAAACAGCTTCAGCTCAGCAGGTTCATAGTAGAGGCGGTTAGGGTCCTGCAGGGAGGGCATGACAGCAAGGCAGGTGGTGGGTGGCAGGGTCCCCTCAAACTGACAGGGGTCCTACTCCCCCCGAGACCCCAGCTTCAAATGCCCTCCCAGTTCTCCTCTGCAGATGATGACCGAGACAGAGCTGAAAAGCAGTTTCTTCTCCAAGATGTGTCCTTCCCATCAGACAACCTCTCCCAAGCCCCTTGCACTGATGCCAAAGGGACTGAAGCCTTCCTGGGCAAAGGGAGCCTACCCAGTCCCCAGGAGAGCACCCCAGAGCCTTGTACAACAGCATAACAGCCCCCTTGCTGCTCCCAAACTCCCATTTGACTCCAGCCAGCTGCAGTGCCACTGCAGGCAACGCTGCCCTTCCCATGCCTCGCAGCTCCCCAGAAGTAATCTGTGGCTTTGCACATTGGCAAAGCTCATGAGCACTGGGAAAGTTAgactggagatgctgctgctcttctctggcTCTGGAGAGATGCAGCCACACATGCTGCCTATTACAGCCAGGTCTGAAGAGGCACAGCAGAGGAGGAGCATTTAGAGGCACTCTGCCCAAAGGAGCCCCACCAGCTGGTGATGATTGAAGAGCCTCCAAGTACCATTTCCTGGTTCTGTGGTTATCAAATGTGACTGTTGCTTATAaaattttcctggttttcctccccagagcagcagaagaaagtCTCTACTCGCTCCGCTGAGAGCCAAGTGTGGCAGCACACAAGCTGCCTGCTGTCCCggcagaggcagaagcagcttTGTGACCTCCAGTGCTATCGCAGAGCTGAGGCCATCAGGGAGGAGCACTGCATGGTCGTCTCCACAGGCCTCTGGCCCTCACTCAGGGCTtgtgcagccctgggacagctGGGGAAAGAGCCCACCTTGGCAGGACTCCCACACAGGGCATTGGTCCCGTCTTTCCCCAGCCTAAGAGATACACACCACCACCAGGTCCCAAGATGCAAGCAGAGCCAGCTTCTGTCCATCTGCTATGGGCATGGGTGGGATGTACCACCTCTGCAACAGGCTGTGGCATTTTGGGAAGCCTTGCCCAGACCCATAACACTGCCTGGGGCTACTCAGGGCTCTCATCTTCCCAGTGCTCCTCACCACAGCCTTTGTGCTGCAGCCAGGGGGGCTGCAAACACAGCCCAAGGTAGCTGCTGCTTGGCAGTCAAGTTCTGGCAGGTGGCAGGGCCGGGGACACTTACTTCTTTGGGGGTTCTGTATCCATCCCGGAGGAAGCGGCAGCAGCCGTAGCGCCCCTGGAAGGCAGGGAAAGAGGTGCTGAGTAGGGGGCACAGCATGAAATGCCTTCAACCTTCAATGCAGAAGCATGGCAGGGGGTTTCTTCCAGCCAAATACCCTCTCACTCACTCACCTAGTGCTCAGGCACCATGATCACAGCCTAGGGCCACAGTACACAGGACTGTTTCTTTGCACACCTCTGCCACAGGTCACAGAGACTGGGAGAAGGCATGCCCCAGTACCCCCTCCCAAAGCACATTTTTGGAGAGAAAAGGGCTACAACACTTTGGACTGCAGCTGTCTCCTGAGAAGGGCAAGACAAGGGCAGAGCCGCTTACCTGCAGCTTTGTGATGATCTCTTGCTTGGTGATTTCCACCAGCTCGCTGTCCTCCACAGCGAATGCTGGGTAGGAAATGACAGAGAGCACACTGGCGTCCACCTCCTTGGATGTGGAGGCCCTGGGCAGCATCGAGTGGAGGATGGACTAGGCgaaggggaaggaggggtggtTAGGTTGCCAGGCCGGGCATTGCTCACACCGCAACCCAGCAGGTCACAGTTCACCCTGCCGTGGTGTAACACCCGTGTGGGTCTCACCTGGCAGTGCTGCACCTCGTCCGACAGCACCCGTATCACCGACTGCGGGCCTCCCTTTGCTCCAAAGAGATCCAGCTCATCCAGTGCCTCCAGGGCAGCCTGCAAGCAGGGCAAGACCCAAAGCAGCAAGTCCTCCACCACGCTGCTCATCTGTAAGAGCTCTTACCCTATGCCAGCCCCTCTGTGTAACACACTGCCCAAATTTAAACAAACTTAAACCCTTCTGTGGCTGCAGAGCACCCCTGGGCAGAACATGACCACATCTCCAAAGCCAAAGGTAGCCAGACATCAGCAGGGCCCTGGACATTTCTGCCACACACTCCAATTAATTTCTCACTCCCAGTTCAGACAAAACTCAGGCAAGAGGGGCACAGTTTTATCCCAGCACACGGGGAGAAGGGTCTTCCTCCCCAGGAACCTATCACTGCATGGGCCATGGGGCATTGAGCCTCAACAGTTCAAGATGCCCAGCCTTCCCTGTAAAAAAGCAGCACGGGGCCACTGGTGCTCCCCGGCACCCACCCAGCACCTCTCCCCGGCTCACCTTGGCCATGCCGACGGAGCTAGCATTCAACTCGGTGATGCCCTGGTTCGTCTTGTCCCCGCGCTCCCATATCCCAAAGTCctgcacagaggcagcagcacatTGGAGCAGGCAGCATTTCACTGCACACCCAGAAAGCCTTCAAATCCCACCCATTGGTGGTGCTCCCAGCAGGCTCTGTGGGACTCTGCCCGCTGCAGCTCAGGAGGGACCCACAGCTGCCCCCATACACCATCCCACCACCTGCACCCCCAGGAcacgctccccttccccagcacggGCTACCCACCGCAGTTTTGTAGGCTGCTTCAATGTAGAACACAAGATTCTGGATAAAGTTGACTTCATCCAGGCTGTGAATTATGTGGAGGCCTGAAACAGGGGCAGGAATTCACATTAATCACTCCAAGCCCACAGGCTGCAGTCACCCAGGCCAGACCCCTCCTCCTCAGTGCACGTCTGCCCCACAGGAGCCACGTCCTGGCTGGCTCCCATCCCCACTCCCACCCCACTATGGCAGCTCTGGGTCTTCAGGCAAACAGGGGCTCTTAGAGAGACAACACTGAGGGGCCCAAATCCACCTCAGGTGCTGTGAGAGTGAGAAAACAGTGAGGTCGGGGAGGCCATTGCAGCAGCTTGGCACTCAGGAAGCTGTACCCAAACTGAGAACATGGAGAGCCCTGGAGATCAGCATGCTCAAAGCTGCAATAGCATCTCCCAACAGCATCACCTGAGGCCGTCATTTGTGCCAGCATGAGCAGGTAGAGCGAGGTGGCATCCATCTGTAGGTGACCCCACTCGTGGTCCCCCACCACGGTGGCACAGGTGTGGGTGTTGTACTTAGCATGCAGGCAGTCCCTGGTGCTCTGGCTGTACTTGAACGCCTCCACCTTGTCCACCTTGAGAAGGGCAAGGAGATGCAGAGGTTCATCAAACTCTCTCTCCAGAGAGGTCTGGCAggcccagagccaagggctgccCCATGCTGTCAGGCCAGCATGTGGAGCTGTGCCCGGCAGGGCAGAAATCCTACAGCCCCTGGTCCAAGCCCTTCCACGCACCAAGGCAGTGAGTGCAGGCTCACATGCCACCCCACTGCGGGGCTGCAGCCACGGAGGGCCCACAGCCACAGTTGCACCATGTGGAGAGAAAAGGGTCCCCCCAAATGCCCTCAGGGAGAAGAGCTGTGGAGTCCCAGTGCCAGCCAGGCCACAAGACAGGGAGCAGCTGGCAAAGGCTCCACTGGCCACCAGCCCACAGCACTGGGACTTCCATCACACCGGGGACAGATGCCAAGTCAGAGCTTATTTCAAGACTTGCTGGAAGGGGACCTTCCCTCTGCTTGTCAGGGAAGGCTGGCAAgacccagcacagctgggactgACAGTCTTTGTGGCAGAGCTAGGCTTTGAGGAGACCACCCGACTCTCGGAGGTGCTCCCCAGCCCCTACCTGTCTCATCATGCACTGGAGCAGCCCCCGCATCAGCTTCACCACGCTCTGCAGGAACAAGGAAAACAGCCTCGTTAATCCCCATGCAGCCAGGAGAAACCCTGACTCAGGATCAGCTGGCTGCTGACCTTTGCAGGGCTCCAGTGTCTGTAACCAGAGCCCCTGGTCACATTTCCATGCCCCCTTCTCCCTAGGcaacagcagaaggaagcaagGTTTCTTGGCCTGCCAGCAAGGCcaagctgctctgctgtgctgtgcagggggagggagggcacGGCTGCAGGAcgcagctccccagcccctgggagaAGGGCTGCGTCTCCAGATCACTCCGGAGCCAGAGAGCTGGACCCTCCGGCTGGGCTCCAGTGTGCTCTGGGAGGAGCGGGCTCTGACATCCCTTCCTACTGCCCCCCACGCCCAGGGACAGCCCTGTCCCCATTCTCACTGCACAGCCTCCGGTGGCCTTTTGGCCCCAGAGCTGGGCCGTGCCAAAAGCAAACCAGCCAGGAGGTGACGGCCAGCTCCCGGGTACCACTGGCCAGGCCCCCCTGCCGCCGGCTCCCTCCTACCTGCTCCAGCTCGTAGGCCTTGGCCTTGTCCTCGTCGCGGTCGGCATTCTTGCGGTAGGCCAAGCCCAGCCCCCAGACGGCCAGGATGCCGTAGACGTTGTCCCGGACCCAGGCATCCCGGTGGTCGGCGCTGGCGGGGAGCAGGCCCGTCACCGCGTCCTGCGGAGGGGGGATACACCGAGGGGCCGCGGCCCCCTTTCCCAGTTAACTCCGCCTGGCCCGGCCCGCAGGGTCCGGCGACGGCTCCCCAGGCCCAGGGGCCGGCGGGACGCACCGGGATCCCGCGGCGAGGCGGATTCCGGTCCCTCCCTCTCCCCGCCACTCCGGCAGGCCCCGCACCTGGTGCCGGAGGATGGTCTGCTGCACCAGACGCCCGTAGCCGTCCAGCCGCACGCCCGAGTTGCTCCGGCTGCGCATTGCGGCGGGCACCGGCAATGAGCGgagcggctcggctcggctcggctcggctcgccccgccccgccccgccccgggtcCCGGCAGCGCCCtcgtcccgccccgccccgccccgccccgccccgcggcgccgCCCGCTCCCTGCCGCCTGCAGCGCTGCCCCGAGCACCGCGGCGGCTCCGGATCAGCATCCACGCCGCGGTGCCCCGCGCTctctggcggcggcggcggcggcggcagtcCCGCCGCGCCGGGCGCTCAACACCGAGCGGGCAGGACGCACCGCCATGGCGGCCCCGTGAGGGGTCGGGGGTGAGGACGACGGGccgcgccccctgccggccggaGGCCGCGCAGAGCTGCGGGCGGACACAGGATCACGTGCGCGGGTGTACATGGGGACACGGGTACCGGCGTGCACCGATGGACAGACACACGGGCACACGGAGACGGGTACCGGCGTGCACCCATGGACAGACACACGGGCACACGGACACGGGTATTGGCATGCACCTAGGTACAGACACACGGACACGGGTAGCGGCATGCACCCatggacagacacacagacacacagacacggGTACCAGCGTGCACCGATGGACCCACACACGGACACACGGACACGGGTACCGGCGTGCACCCATGgacagacacacggacacacgGACACGGGTACCAGCGTGCACCAATGgacagacacacggacacacgGACACAGGTACCGGCGTGCACCTAGGGACAGACACACGGGCACACGGACACGGGTACCGGCGTGCACCCATGGACAGACACACGGGCACACGGACACAGGTACCGGCGTGCACCTAGGGGcagacacacggacacacagaCATGGGTATCAGCATGCACCCATGGACAGACACATGGACACACGGACACACGGACACGGGTACTGGCTTGCACCTAGGgacagacacacggacacacagaCATGGGTATCAGCATGCACCCATGGACAGACACatggacacacagacacacggaCACGGGTACTGGCTTGCACCTATGgacagacacacggacacacagaCACGGGTATTGGCATGCACCTAGGTacagacacacggacacacgGACACGGGTAGCGGCATGCACCCatggacagacacacagacacacggaCACGGGTACCAGCATGCACCGATGgacagacacacggacacacggacacacggACACGGGTACCGGCGTGCACCCATGgacagacacacggacacacgGACACGGGTACCAGCGTGCACCGATGgacagacacacggacacacgGACATGGGTACCGGCGTGCACCTAGGgacagacacacggacacacagaCATGGGTATCGGCATGCACCTATGTACAGACACATGGACACACAGACACGGGTACTGGCGTGCAACCATGGACAGACACATGGACACACGGACATGGGTACCGGCATGCACCCatggacagacacacagacacatggaCACACGGACATAGGTACCGGCATGCACCCATGGACAGACACATGGACACACGGACACGGGTACCAGCATGCACCTatggacagacacacagacacaggtaCTGGCTTGCACCTATGgacagacacacaaacacacggacacacagacacaggtACTGGCATGCACCCATGGACAGACACATGGACACAGGGACACATGGAGACAGGTACCAGCGTGCACCTatggacagacacacagacacggGTACTGGCGTGCAACCATGGACAGACACGGACACAGGTACCAGCATGCACCCATGTacagacacacggacacacagacacaggtACTGGCTTGCACCTATGGACAGACACACGGACACATGGACACAGAGACATGGGTACTGGCGTGCACCTAGGgacagacacacggacacacggacacacagacacaggtACCAGCATGCACCCATTGACAGACACACGGACACATGGACACACTGACACAGATACTGGCTTGCACCTATGGATAGACACACGGACACATGGACACACAGACACGGGTACCGGCATGGACCCATGgacagacacacggacacacagacacaggtACTGGCTTGCACCTatggacagacacacagacacatggaCACATGGACACAGATACTGGCGTGCACCTTTGGACAGACACATGGACACATGGACACAGGTACTGGCGTGCACATATCGACAGACACATGGACACATGGACAGAGGTACTGGCATGCAACTATGGACGGACAGGTGAACACATGGACACAGGTACCAGCATGCACCTATGGACAGACACATGGACACACAGACATGGGTACTGGTGTGCACCTATGGACAGACATACGGACACACGGACAGAGGTACTGATGTGCTCCTTATGGacggacacacagacacaggtACCAGCATGCACCTTTGGATGGACACACGGACACATGGACAGATGTACTGGTGTGGGATTGTACAGACAGATACATGGACACGTGTGCCAGTGTGGGTGCctggacagacacacagacatgcaTATGGCCATAGACATGGACACGTGCGTAGCTGTGGACATATGCAGACAGAGGCATGGACATACACACACTTGCACACGTACAGGTATgcctgcatgcacacatgcacacacctaTCTGCGCGTGCACTGCACTCACATCCACGTATgcgcgcacacacatacacatacagagaCAGGAatacatgcatatgcacacatagGTACATCCACATGTGTACACACATTATACATACccacatataaacacacacacacatctatacaTGCATAGATGTACATACACACAAGCACAAACATATACTTCCCCATGCACATACATAATCATACACACACACGGGCACAGGCGCATATATATATACCTACATGCGGAGGCACAGGTAGACacgtgtgcatgcacacaaacactcACACGCACGCAGGTGTACCAGCAGCATGCAGGTGCGGTGGGCTcctggggaccccagcaccccTCGCCCCAGGGACCTGTGTGGGCAGGTGGGGGCCATTGGTGAGAGGCAGGAGCCTACAGATGCCATGTGCCACCCCGGGGCGCACGTGGCCCCGGCGCCTGTGCAACCTGTCTTCACACAGGCGGTCAGGGGAAGGAAGCTGCTGGACGCAAGCAAGGGGGCAGCAAGTTTATTGCCTGCACAGAGCATCTGGGGCAGCTGAGCCACAGCGTTGCCCCCGGGGAGCTCGGGGGCACAgtccttccccagcccagctccgcGGGGCATGCGGCTGCCAAGCAGTCCTGCCTTAGCAGTGAGCACATGGCGCACCCTGGTCTCCGGTGGTCCCAGTGCAGGGTGGACTTTCCTGGGGTTGCCGGTGGCTGTCAGCACTCATACTGTGGTGGGGCACAGCGCCCGGCCCTGTGGGGCAGAGCAGCCATGAATGCTGTGCCAGAGTCCCATCGCTGGGGTGGGAgcacccggggtggggggcaaagCTGGGCTTTTCTGGGGCTTGGTCACGGGGGGGTGCCCAGGCTGGGGGCACTGAGACTGGGGGACACTAGGACTGAGGTGCACGGGAGGTCCCTGGGCTGAGGGCAGCGGGGAGTGGCgtaggggtgggggggggtcccagagtGGAGAACTCCCAAAGCTGAGGACGCTGGTGGCGTTGGGGTACTTGTGGGGCCCCACAGCAGGGGGCATGGGGGTACatgggggggtcccagggctggAGACAGTGTGGGGATGGAGATACATGCAGTGTCCCAGGGACACAGGCTAGGCTGGGCAGGGGGTGATGCAGGGGATGGGCAGGGGTCCCTGCTCACCTGCAGGCCCTGGTGACGCACTCGAGGCTGTGCCGGCAGTGGGCGCCCAGGGGTCTACTGCCCACCATCCTCCAGAACGGCGTCATGCGGGGCAGGCGGGGGGCCGCGTGCCCCCGTGACCCCCAGGGCTCCTGCAGCACCCAGAGGGGtggatggggcaggggggcaggtgcccagccccccggcccccagcGCCCGCCCCCTGTGCCCGGACCCacctggagggagctggggagaagcaagaggagggagaggagcagcacCAGGCCGGTGGCAGTGCTCAGGGGGGCATGGGGGGCCCCGCTGGCCCTGCCACCTCGGCCGGTGCCCGGTGCGActggggctgaggctgaggctgaggctgCCATGGTGCCGTCGACTCTGCCGTCTGGTGCCTCCACTGGGCACTGCTCCTCCCCGGTCATGGCCCTGCACAAATATTTGAGTGGCCCCAGGTGGCGGGACAGCCCCTTGTCACCCCctgcgcccccctcccccccccagctggggGCTGCCAGCGCCTCTGTGGAGCATCCATGGGGCACCCACGAGGTACCTGGTGCCTGGGCATCACTGTCTGCCTCCAGCTACAGCCCCCAGCAGGGTGCCCGGGGGGCAGCTGCGCTCCGCAGCTGAGTGAACTCCACACCCGGTGCCCCAGTGCCATGCCTGGCCCAGATTTGCCCCAACACTGCTAGGGCATGTGGGGCAGGtcaccccctccctgcccggtGTCACCCCAGAGGATGGCGTGTGCGAGGTGGCAGTGCCCACTTGGGATGGGCAGCAGGAGGGGTAGTGAATGGGGACCCGGTAGAGACAGAGCAAAGCCCCAGTGGAGGGtttggggcaggagaaggggctgggggtggtgCAGGAAGGGGCAGGGATGTGCTGGCTGGcctgggggagagcagggggcCAGTGCAGCCCCCAGCGTGGCCAGCAGCCCCGCAGGCAAGACCCCTGCCAGAGCACAGGGTGGGGGCATGTCCCCAAAGCCAGGGCTCCTGGTGCTCCCCGCAGGGCTGGTGCCAATGGGGTGCCAGGCTGTGCCCGAGGGGCTCACATGGCTGTGGGACCTGCAGGAAAAGTCGCCCCCTGAGGTGCACCATGGCACTGGGCTGGGGGCCCTGCACCCTccacccagctctgccctggcagccccGGCACTGACACAGGCACAGTGCCAGGGtcagctg
This region of Harpia harpyja isolate bHarHar1 chromosome 18, bHarHar1 primary haplotype, whole genome shotgun sequence genomic DNA includes:
- the LOC128153966 gene encoding liver-expressed antimicrobial peptide 2-like isoform X2, whose translation is MAASASASAPVAPGTGRGGRASGAPHAPLSTATGLVLLLSLLLLLPSSLQEPWGSRGHAAPRLPRMTPFWRMVGSRPLGAHCRHSLECVTRACRAGRCAPPQYEC
- the LOC128153966 gene encoding uncharacterized protein LOC128153966 isoform X1 gives rise to the protein MAASASASAPVAPGTGRGGRASGAPHAPLSTATGLVLLLSLLLLLPSSLQVGPGTGGGRWGPGGWAPAPLPHPPLWVLQEPWGSRGHAAPRLPRMTPFWRMVGSRPLGAHCRHSLECVTRACRAGRCAPPQYEC